From Pedobacter indicus, a single genomic window includes:
- a CDS encoding adenine phosphoribosyltransferase — protein MQIIEKTLRTVIRDVYDFPKKGIIFKDITPIFKDAKLCEQIIDAFEQKFKDLDLDAIVGIESRGLLFGFLLANRLSIPFIPIRKEGKLPAETYKQSYDLEYGQATIEIHQDAFEPGAKILMHDDLLATGGTIAAASKLIEKMGGQIMAFAFVVSLDFLQGKDSIRPYCDRIFTLVDY, from the coding sequence ATGCAGATAATAGAGAAGACCCTACGCACAGTGATCCGTGATGTCTATGATTTCCCCAAAAAAGGTATAATTTTCAAAGATATTACACCAATTTTCAAGGATGCGAAACTTTGTGAACAGATTATTGACGCGTTCGAGCAGAAATTTAAGGATCTTGATTTAGACGCGATTGTAGGGATAGAGAGTCGCGGTCTCCTATTCGGTTTTCTATTGGCCAATCGTTTAAGTATTCCGTTTATTCCTATAAGAAAAGAGGGAAAATTACCGGCTGAGACCTATAAGCAATCCTATGATCTGGAATACGGACAGGCTACCATTGAGATCCATCAAGACGCCTTTGAGCCTGGTGCAAAGATTTTGATGCACGACGATTTGTTGGCCACTGGCGGAACAATTGCTGCAGCTAGTAAGTTGATAGAAAAAATGGGCGGTCAAATCATGGCTTTTGCATTTGTTGTTAGCCTTGATTTTTTACAAGGTAAAGATAGCATACGACCTTACTGTGACCGCATTTTTACATTAGTAGACTATTGA
- a CDS encoding helix-hairpin-helix domain-containing protein, with protein sequence MKSWFLTNFSFSRKEIQGIAFLTCIVIVVWLAPFAYPLIIAKKVDQDFESRKQEIISFVALNRKSEAQESSTESLTTYPTKPEYFIFDPNDLSTDDGRRLGLSDVQVRMIHNYRKSGGSFYKKEDLAKIYSISEDDYSRLAPYINIQSVSVVSDSVKAPRNKVLASKAIESARRQEIMINLNRTDSIELLDLYGIGPAFASRIIKYRNLLGGYHHKDQLLEVYGMDRERFEGFQKNVFVKPQEVQMIQINQIEYRELLKHPYITPRQANTIVQYRNQHGIYQEPRDLLKIEIVDEDFLRKIVPYLSFEIEESTYADNREDPTHSDP encoded by the coding sequence ATGAAGAGCTGGTTTTTAACAAACTTTTCTTTTTCGAGAAAAGAAATTCAAGGTATTGCTTTTTTAACTTGTATTGTGATTGTGGTTTGGTTGGCACCTTTCGCCTATCCATTAATCATCGCAAAGAAGGTCGACCAAGACTTCGAATCACGAAAGCAGGAGATTATAAGCTTTGTAGCGTTAAACCGTAAGAGTGAAGCTCAAGAATCAAGTACCGAGTCGCTGACTACATACCCAACGAAACCGGAATATTTTATTTTTGACCCAAATGATCTTTCGACTGATGATGGTAGGCGTCTCGGACTGTCTGATGTACAGGTTCGCATGATTCATAATTATCGAAAAAGCGGCGGGAGCTTTTACAAAAAGGAAGATCTTGCAAAGATTTATTCGATCAGTGAAGACGATTACAGTCGCCTAGCTCCTTATATTAATATTCAGTCTGTTTCCGTTGTTAGCGATAGTGTAAAAGCTCCGCGTAACAAGGTTCTCGCAAGTAAAGCAATCGAATCGGCAAGACGGCAAGAGATAATGATTAACTTGAACCGGACCGATTCTATCGAGCTACTCGATCTCTATGGTATTGGGCCAGCTTTTGCTTCGCGTATCATCAAATATCGCAACCTCTTAGGCGGTTATCATCATAAAGATCAACTTTTGGAAGTCTACGGGATGGATAGGGAGCGTTTTGAAGGTTTTCAAAAGAATGTATTTGTTAAGCCTCAGGAAGTACAGATGATCCAAATCAATCAGATTGAGTATCGGGAGTTGCTAAAGCACCCTTATATTACACCGCGACAAGCCAATACCATCGTTCAGTATAGGAATCAACACGGTATTTATCAAGAGCCGCGTGATTTATTAAAAATAGAGATAGTTGACGAAGATTTTTTGCGTAAAATTGTACCGTATCTAAGTTTTGAGATAGAAGAATCAACATATGCAGATAATAGAGAAGACCCTACGCACAGTGATCCGTGA
- a CDS encoding DUF6263 family protein, with protein MRLFITFSLLFFGFHVNIWAQTEQDSVNITGNLSQSDAKIDLHLNLSTGDQYRYTTDYNQNIVQEIMGSSVEVRQEMTIDYHYEVESNTGDEIKIKAKYERLHINFEAPQGSFLFDSEESTQDEKLAKLNSIIGKPFYIYMNNEGKVTRVEDYEKLWDGLEMDNTIKNIFSDSMLMNSVDMNFYAPDPVGMGDSWNKSRSYNMGNLQLKSDLIYTLEGISEDLTWLNVDGNISALGSEEAYDMEFTGKQTGTLETDINTGMVSSGDIQMEIDAVIKSHGFEVPMKMNATISMSGTKL; from the coding sequence CTGAACAAGACTCGGTGAATATTACCGGAAATTTGTCGCAATCAGATGCTAAAATTGATCTGCATCTCAACCTGTCTACTGGCGATCAGTATCGCTACACAACAGATTACAATCAAAATATTGTGCAGGAGATTATGGGTTCTTCTGTTGAGGTTCGACAAGAAATGACCATCGATTACCACTACGAGGTAGAAAGTAATACCGGAGACGAAATTAAAATAAAAGCAAAGTACGAGCGGTTGCATATAAATTTTGAAGCACCTCAAGGGAGCTTTCTTTTTGATTCAGAAGAGTCTACACAAGATGAAAAGTTAGCAAAGCTCAACAGCATCATCGGCAAACCTTTTTATATCTATATGAACAACGAGGGAAAAGTGACCCGCGTAGAAGATTATGAGAAACTATGGGATGGATTAGAGATGGACAATACAATCAAAAATATTTTTTCTGACTCGATGCTTATGAATTCGGTTGATATGAACTTTTATGCTCCGGATCCCGTAGGGATGGGCGATAGTTGGAATAAAAGCCGATCATACAACATGGGGAACCTACAGTTGAAAAGTGACCTGATTTACACACTAGAGGGGATTAGCGAAGATTTGACATGGCTGAATGTTGACGGAAACATCTCTGCGTTAGGTAGCGAGGAAGCTTATGACATGGAGTTTACTGGTAAACAAACTGGTACGTTGGAAACCGATATCAATACAGGCATGGTTTCTTCGGGTGATATTCAAATGGAAATCGACGCTGTCATTAAATCTCATGGATTTGAAGTACCTATGAAAATGAATGCAACTATCAGCATGTCGGGCACGAAACTATAG